In Neisseriaceae bacterium CLB008, one genomic interval encodes:
- a CDS encoding tetratricopeptide repeat protein, producing MVLLKRRLSLLSVCLLLPIAFMSLVLADAQQSGEAAAQRLLLRADAHNTQEQINMGVMYLKGQEVEADPEQAFYWMETAAENGSAEAEYYLSLFYEDGLGVNEPDLAVAMKWLRQAAEHDYPYAYYELGLAYLAGKTGAIDAHQGAVWLDKAARVGVVRAQRQLAELYAQGVGVAQNTGSAMYWYRQASKGGDVAALKALEALQP from the coding sequence ATGGTTTTATTGAAGCGTCGGTTGAGTTTATTAAGTGTGTGTTTACTGTTGCCCATTGCCTTTATGTCATTGGTACTTGCTGATGCACAGCAAAGTGGTGAGGCCGCCGCGCAACGCTTGCTCTTGCGTGCTGATGCGCATAATACCCAAGAACAAATCAATATGGGCGTGATGTATTTAAAAGGCCAAGAGGTTGAGGCGGATCCCGAGCAGGCATTTTATTGGATGGAAACCGCCGCAGAGAATGGCAGTGCCGAAGCAGAATATTATCTGTCTTTATTTTATGAAGATGGCTTGGGCGTGAATGAACCTGATTTAGCGGTGGCGATGAAGTGGTTGCGTCAAGCGGCGGAACACGATTACCCCTATGCTTATTATGAGTTAGGCCTAGCTTATCTGGCTGGTAAAACCGGCGCCATCGATGCCCACCAAGGCGCCGTGTGGCTAGATAAGGCCGCCCGTGTGGGCGTGGTTCGAGCGCAGCGGCAGTTGGCTGAACTCTACGCCCAAGGCGTGGGCGTGGCACAAAACACCGGCTCTGCGATGTATTGGTATCGCCAGGCCAGTAAGGGTGGCGATGTCGCCGCCCTGAAGGCTTTAGAAGCGCTACAGCCATAA
- a CDS encoding AAA family ATPase, translating into MRPLVLQIQAFGPFSGTERVDFRLLGEHPLFLINGPTGAGKSALLDAICFALYGQTTGNEREGAQMRCDLAPEQLPTQVQLTFQLGAKRYRIERMPQQQRPKSRGEGYTDQAAEATLYECADDGAERLMTSRKVTEANAAIEELLGLTAEQFRQVMILPQGQFRALLLADSKSREQIFSRLFQTQIYQRIEEALKQKASGIQQAKLAHDERVKGLLLGVDVADEEALLAELATATQALAAAKAQRADAQAQLHRASTAQAEATQLQAQFEEQAQTQTRLQQLQLAAPAMQDVQQRLVRAQQAQLIQPAWRQQQQAEQAVLNVQQQLSLASAQLVQSTQAEAAHQAALRLAEGQSRQIDQLKQQLQALNGYEQQQVPLVAALAQQRAQSAEVKTAEQALLAARQHYAQQNRLLKALTETVEADQIALAGLATLQQSAQRSAERLKGKQKWARLQVQQQESSAKHHQAQQALAVARDAVEAADVAAKTKAYAWHSQQAAWLAAQLQAGLACPVCGSTTHPAPALAQGDLVDEASVAEANEGLAQAVSAQHQAEQAVHRWVTELNLLAPQLAELEAGLGEWAAQSVAELEVAAIEAEAQWQALLRRQVQAETHRQQLKQQTQALQEAQTQGEALAQTLQQAEKQLAEQAVTVGKLEALLPEAYRRPEALAQARDQAQRALTAAETRLHNAQTAWQTSQAELAAAVAHQANAERQLQAAEQARAEAQAQWQQQWQAYFKDEAEQQVALASPEAMAQWQAQLAEHQEALQTQQGRLAGLVQLLQAKECPDMAGLQATQEAAASVVAEQEALYETCFHRYQALTSTQRKLLLAHQANAELEAEFAIYGTLNEVASGRHGAKINLQRFVLSVLLDDVLIQASTRLRLMSKGRYTLLRKDEKSKGNRASGLDLQVEDAYTGKARDVATLSGGESFLAALALALGLSDVVQAYSGGVRLDTLFIDEGFGSLDSESLDLAMNTLIDLQASGRMIGLISHVSELKEQMLLRIDVVPSLMGSRIRLHETALS; encoded by the coding sequence ATGAGGCCTTTGGTTTTACAGATACAGGCTTTTGGGCCTTTTTCCGGCACCGAACGGGTAGATTTTAGGCTGCTGGGTGAGCATCCGCTGTTTTTAATTAACGGACCAACAGGGGCGGGTAAAAGTGCTTTACTCGACGCCATTTGCTTTGCTCTTTATGGCCAAACCACCGGCAATGAACGCGAAGGGGCACAAATGCGCTGCGATCTGGCACCAGAGCAGCTGCCCACGCAGGTGCAGCTAACATTCCAGCTCGGCGCTAAGCGCTATCGGATTGAGCGTATGCCGCAGCAGCAGCGGCCGAAAAGCCGTGGCGAGGGTTATACCGACCAGGCTGCCGAGGCCACGCTGTATGAGTGTGCCGATGATGGGGCAGAGCGCCTGATGACGAGCCGTAAAGTGACGGAGGCTAATGCGGCGATTGAAGAGCTACTTGGCTTGACGGCAGAGCAGTTTCGGCAGGTGATGATTTTACCGCAGGGGCAGTTTCGGGCCTTATTGCTGGCAGACTCCAAATCACGTGAACAGATTTTTAGCCGTTTGTTTCAAACCCAAATTTATCAGCGTATCGAAGAGGCGCTTAAGCAAAAAGCCAGCGGCATTCAACAAGCCAAGCTGGCCCACGATGAGCGGGTGAAGGGCCTGCTGCTGGGCGTGGACGTGGCTGATGAAGAGGCCTTGTTGGCCGAGCTGGCGACGGCGACGCAGGCTTTGGCGGCCGCTAAGGCGCAGCGGGCTGATGCTCAGGCGCAGCTGCATCGGGCCAGTACCGCTCAAGCCGAAGCCACGCAGCTGCAAGCACAGTTTGAGGAGCAGGCTCAAACCCAGACGCGCTTACAGCAATTACAGCTGGCGGCACCGGCGATGCAAGATGTTCAGCAGCGGTTGGTGCGGGCTCAGCAGGCTCAATTGATTCAGCCCGCGTGGCGACAGCAACAGCAGGCAGAGCAGGCGGTGCTGAACGTACAACAGCAGCTCAGTTTGGCATCGGCACAGTTGGTTCAGTCGACTCAGGCTGAAGCCGCTCACCAGGCCGCCTTACGTTTGGCTGAAGGCCAGTCAAGACAGATTGATCAGCTCAAGCAGCAGCTGCAGGCTTTAAATGGTTATGAACAGCAGCAGGTACCGTTGGTGGCGGCGCTGGCCCAACAGCGCGCACAAAGTGCTGAGGTGAAAACGGCAGAGCAGGCCTTGCTGGCGGCCAGACAGCACTATGCTCAACAAAATCGATTGCTAAAGGCTTTAACCGAAACCGTTGAGGCAGACCAGATTGCGTTGGCAGGCTTAGCCACCCTTCAGCAAAGCGCTCAGCGCAGTGCTGAGCGGCTGAAAGGGAAGCAAAAGTGGGCTCGTCTACAGGTGCAGCAGCAAGAATCCTCAGCCAAGCATCATCAGGCCCAGCAAGCCTTGGCCGTTGCGCGTGACGCGGTTGAGGCTGCGGATGTCGCCGCCAAAACTAAGGCCTATGCCTGGCATAGCCAGCAAGCTGCTTGGTTAGCAGCGCAGCTGCAAGCGGGATTAGCCTGTCCAGTATGCGGCAGCACCACCCATCCTGCACCGGCGCTGGCTCAAGGTGATCTGGTGGATGAGGCCAGCGTGGCAGAGGCGAACGAGGGTTTGGCCCAGGCCGTTTCGGCCCAGCATCAAGCAGAGCAAGCCGTGCATCGATGGGTGACTGAGCTGAATTTATTGGCTCCGCAGCTGGCTGAGCTTGAGGCTGGCTTGGGTGAGTGGGCAGCGCAGTCGGTAGCCGAACTTGAGGTAGCGGCGATTGAGGCTGAGGCGCAGTGGCAGGCCTTACTGCGTCGGCAGGTGCAGGCTGAAACGCATCGCCAACAGTTAAAACAGCAGACGCAGGCTTTACAAGAGGCCCAAACGCAAGGAGAGGCACTGGCCCAGACGCTGCAGCAGGCAGAAAAACAGCTGGCCGAGCAGGCCGTCACGGTGGGAAAACTGGAAGCTTTATTGCCTGAAGCCTATCGTCGTCCTGAAGCGCTGGCGCAGGCACGAGACCAAGCACAGCGTGCGTTGACAGCGGCAGAAACAAGGCTCCATAACGCGCAAACGGCTTGGCAGACCAGTCAGGCTGAACTAGCCGCCGCCGTGGCCCATCAGGCCAATGCTGAACGGCAGCTACAGGCGGCAGAGCAGGCGCGAGCAGAAGCGCAGGCTCAATGGCAGCAGCAGTGGCAGGCCTACTTTAAGGATGAGGCCGAACAGCAGGTGGCGTTAGCCAGTCCGGAGGCCATGGCGCAGTGGCAGGCTCAGCTGGCTGAACACCAAGAAGCCTTACAAACGCAGCAAGGCCGCTTGGCGGGATTGGTCCAGCTCTTGCAGGCTAAAGAGTGCCCAGACATGGCGGGGCTACAAGCGACACAAGAGGCTGCTGCGAGCGTGGTGGCTGAACAAGAGGCTTTATATGAAACGTGTTTTCATCGATACCAAGCCTTAACCAGCACCCAGCGCAAGCTCTTGCTGGCCCATCAGGCCAATGCCGAATTAGAGGCTGAGTTCGCCATTTATGGCACCCTCAATGAGGTGGCTTCTGGCCGCCACGGCGCTAAAATTAACCTACAGCGCTTTGTGTTGAGCGTTTTACTGGATGATGTGTTGATTCAGGCCTCAACCCGATTGCGCTTGATGAGTAAGGGCCGTTACACGCTTTTGCGTAAAGATGAAAAAAGCAAGGGCAATCGCGCCAGCGGTTTGGATTTGCAGGTAGAGGATGCCTATACAGGTAAGGCTCGTGACGTGGCGACGCTTTCTGGGGGTGAGTCATTTTTGGCGGCCTTGGCTTTGGCGTTGGGTTTGTCGGACGTCGTACAGGCCTACTCGGGCGGGGTGCGTTTGGATACTTTATTCATCGACGAAGGTTTTGGCAGCTTAGACAGTGAATCTTTAGATTTGGCCATGAATACCTTGATTGACCTTCAGGCCAGTGGCCGCATGATTGGTTTGATCTCACATGTATCCGAGCTGAAAGAGCAAATGTTGCTGCGTATTGATGTGGTGCCCAGCCTAATGGGCAGCCGTATTCGCCTTCATGAGACAGCACTGAGTTAG
- a CDS encoding autotransporter outer membrane beta-barrel domain-containing protein, whose product MNKVYKVVKNARTGLLTVVSELASSHQSTQTVGQRPAARASGAKVRRTVLALSLCTLFMAPAHADTTVDLHPIYNPGQFIWGSDGKITGINPDNANNFKKALEFGTSITTDPGKSYVLNFKPMGQAVDFQAENVLPFEEVDLQPLFDKGAAIIYDNSVPNGEDNPLNAPPTWEDWAFNDKNMLVIKWQLDDGEWVETEVFDANKIKFDNKFSFFAKVLKEQPSEPFHELTLARIHDGTLTLAPDEDPNWLLGQTKHSSLFIAQGTGANTATLNVTKPMTVTFSDAVSMNDALPGDTVNFGQTKKLAGKIYIKQLDGFYDPKTDTTYDGHFDIDNEAALIDYNNVLIAAITNNRLISNDYDGLIKKALVSTTDAEKIYTLKYQYTPSDDPAEYYISTAMATDTGMRSLIEAHGSNAVVNIQPDAKIRAIGSAELYAYNLYVHDQATVHHHATNAVINLGTQNALVVDATFINEADGRLLFGYESADGTFPDGGTTARVHADQVQKPDGVYRNKGAIFVSAPHGGDDVRNVALAIGLGALGENSGQFTIAPNATQRGEGVATGAHIQNNGRFHNTANGVMNIGLNNTLAGGNPSDNLDVDNTYSAISTYYNDPNDTVSIINDGTINMGANVRNAVAINTDHTPGSTSNDRFDHIKIVNNHIINVDGHNTAGIKVVGEVGHNGEQISNSETGQINVKGKNATALFAKSGAKVYNKGQIIVDGTGHASTDAFSYGVRVDNAEAILSGAQSKVTIKGVNTIGVFARSGGQVNVADGATVVFDAGSNQIGYWISGRNAQESSSIRFDGQPVNLTVANEASTLFRVDQAASFLADNDLYTFNITGKRATGFYVASAGTQLDTGGMTLNVDSENATGLTINSGAGADNKVLLSEHSKINVKGKDASVAIVDGRHYNLHGDASTGKPKAKLITKAALTSANVAQGAVAYKALEEGILRHEGSIDFTQSPDSVGIYVKGGVVDNDNAASVLVNGVGVDIYGANSHILNLGRITATDGTAAVRLNEGASLTLQGKEGAGLVKGEGSADGVRVHAGASLTADQAQIAISGSGSGIQFLNTDGDGGANKTFKLTGSGLITVAGNDGKGLTLQAEDASGAPIMATSNLDTSGATNLLIKVEKAAGQGIVTNTSGWVKTGTSVDITQAQGQSALIVTGKSQLIEQYGNLTSQSDHAAVVDLTALNHDFTFTNQGKITAQTDQHIAIDAANIDQNVKFTNQSTGNIIGTTALGGGNNQVALKDTSSTGDLTAKNGHNVINLTEKAVARDITLGDGNNTLTLNQTSQANDFKAGNGNNTITLNGGTKINTATTGTSQTGNQFILNNVSEAQGGPLFNTLTAGSGTKDRLTLQGDSHYALIDPAKINGFEQLWIKAGAKFEWRNTDIVLNEQLPEDGVTVEANAELFVNQSDQGAFTFKHQLAGEGLVRTHTKGAAFDFDTASAQHSSQNFTGTLGLGAGTFDIANDNTRALTQAVLRLDQEGIATVREVQGMGIQKMGGLMFNGGTLKFAENITGKKKLQSHIQVDHLNLIQADGTVEATAAGFDNLPTPNVDFNLPLLEQDEGDAIVQLVAATKVSGIADPLTLTLLDAQGQAITTTPTQQDIRQNGQKVATASYDYGFQTTVQRGGADDGLYVAYKLTEIDLQGTGKNALVLAAAAGKQGGASRLDAQLTGSGDLAINSDSDWVGLANWRNNYSGQTLVQRGKLRLEADTVLGNTSVLDLASGTEVNFNSTAGTATTQTIGQLKSQAGSELALADGTLTIKQGGVSDGRISGSQKATLVAENGSLKVNGANAPLAAHIDIKAPASIDLNNAQGLGSGLITNAGKLNLNQAQGVLRNDIEDKGQVNLKGASIELAGNNQNFAGSFNIDGSSTLQAAVPNHLGSSVVNNSGTFIVNQADTQNVWTLANEIKGTGTLVKANAGTLALTTASAQYTGTTDIKGGTLLAGSKDQALTLNSRQVNVGKGTQFSGFGEAKGSVDNQGTFFVGGLDKTEQSDTTQYRVAGNFSNNGGSIKLGSKEGTGSRLNVGGNFIANGGRIDMNTILNKGHAETETDQLVVAGNVTVGANGPTTLYITPVGGKGADTRKQPDAIKVVDVGGTSANQAFKLGAPVAIGIYEYLLHKGYKDNSWYLDSYDTNVYPPDENKVPPVDKPNPLIGTYLANQSAALSMFQMTLHDRLGEPQYANSLKGEDRATSVWMRVVADRQKHEAANGFLKLKGNTYTTQIGGDIIQWHDEGNHRSRIGLMAAYGKSDYTSRSKTTGSEAKGKIKNAYSLGVYGTWYQDHDQPKGAYVDAWAQYSWFKNEVSMGRSAKDTYNSNLFSASIEGGYTFKIHQQDEFKQWELQPQAQITFNAFDSDASVHATGLKTNGTNENSILTRLGARLTYANRYEADKSVQPFAELNWIHSNANNSIVFNDRYTFKDEIPSNRFEIKVGAEGQLSKNWSVWGNMAHQTGKHSYSAYRAMVGAKYQWQ is encoded by the coding sequence ATGAATAAAGTGTATAAAGTCGTCAAAAATGCGCGCACCGGCCTCTTAACGGTGGTTTCTGAATTAGCAAGCAGCCATCAATCGACCCAAACCGTCGGTCAACGGCCTGCGGCCAGAGCCTCTGGAGCAAAAGTCCGACGCACCGTCTTGGCGCTCTCACTGTGCACTCTATTCATGGCACCAGCCCATGCGGACACAACCGTCGACCTACACCCCATCTACAATCCTGGCCAATTCATCTGGGGCAGTGATGGTAAAATTACCGGCATCAATCCTGATAACGCCAATAATTTTAAAAAAGCCTTGGAGTTCGGCACCTCCATCACCACAGACCCCGGTAAGTCTTATGTACTTAATTTCAAGCCCATGGGCCAAGCCGTAGATTTTCAAGCCGAAAACGTTTTGCCTTTTGAAGAGGTAGATTTACAACCACTGTTTGACAAGGGTGCGGCCATCATTTATGACAACTCCGTCCCCAATGGTGAAGACAACCCATTAAATGCGCCCCCCACTTGGGAAGACTGGGCTTTCAATGATAAGAATATGCTGGTTATCAAGTGGCAGTTAGATGATGGTGAATGGGTTGAAACGGAAGTTTTCGACGCCAATAAGATTAAATTTGACAATAAATTCAGTTTTTTTGCCAAAGTATTAAAAGAACAGCCTAGCGAACCGTTCCATGAGCTCACACTGGCCCGTATTCACGATGGCACCCTCACCTTAGCCCCAGATGAAGACCCCAACTGGCTCCTAGGACAAACCAAACACAGCTCTTTATTTATTGCCCAAGGCACCGGTGCCAACACTGCCACCCTCAACGTCACCAAACCCATGACGGTTACCTTTAGTGATGCCGTCTCAATGAATGACGCTCTGCCTGGAGACACCGTGAATTTTGGCCAAACCAAAAAATTGGCAGGTAAAATTTACATCAAACAACTAGATGGTTTTTACGACCCTAAAACAGACACTACCTATGATGGTCACTTCGATATCGACAATGAAGCCGCCCTCATTGATTACAACAATGTCCTCATAGCCGCCATTACCAATAACAGACTGATCTCAAATGATTATGATGGTTTAATTAAAAAAGCGTTAGTTTCCACCACTGATGCCGAAAAAATATACACCCTTAAATATCAATACACGCCTAGCGACGATCCTGCAGAATATTACATCAGTACCGCGATGGCTACAGACACAGGCATGCGCAGCCTCATTGAGGCACATGGATCAAATGCCGTGGTCAATATTCAGCCCGACGCTAAAATCCGCGCCATAGGCTCTGCTGAACTATACGCCTATAATTTATACGTTCACGACCAAGCCACCGTCCACCACCATGCCACTAACGCCGTCATCAATCTAGGCACCCAAAATGCCCTCGTGGTCGACGCGACCTTCATCAACGAGGCCGACGGTCGTTTGCTCTTCGGTTATGAATCCGCTGACGGCACCTTCCCCGACGGTGGCACTACGGCCCGCGTTCATGCTGACCAGGTTCAAAAGCCCGATGGCGTCTATCGAAACAAGGGGGCCATTTTTGTGTCAGCCCCGCACGGGGGTGACGACGTCCGTAACGTTGCTTTGGCTATTGGTTTAGGCGCTTTAGGTGAAAATAGCGGCCAATTTACCATCGCCCCAAACGCAACTCAGCGCGGTGAAGGCGTGGCCACTGGCGCCCACATCCAAAATAATGGCCGCTTCCACAACACCGCAAATGGCGTCATGAACATTGGCCTAAACAATACCCTTGCCGGCGGCAACCCCAGTGACAACCTAGACGTTGACAACACCTACAGCGCCATCAGTACCTATTACAACGATCCTAATGACACCGTCTCCATCATCAATGACGGCACCATCAATATGGGCGCCAATGTTAGAAACGCAGTGGCCATCAACACCGACCACACGCCAGGCTCAACCAGCAACGACCGTTTTGATCACATAAAGATTGTGAACAACCACATCATTAACGTCGATGGCCACAACACCGCCGGGATTAAAGTCGTGGGTGAGGTAGGCCACAATGGAGAGCAAATCAGCAATAGCGAGACAGGCCAAATTAATGTCAAAGGTAAAAATGCCACGGCCTTGTTCGCCAAAAGCGGCGCCAAAGTCTACAATAAAGGGCAAATCATCGTCGACGGTACCGGCCACGCCAGTACGGATGCATTTAGCTACGGCGTGCGCGTAGACAATGCCGAAGCCATTCTTTCTGGAGCACAAAGCAAGGTCACTATTAAAGGCGTCAACACCATTGGCGTCTTCGCTCGCAGCGGTGGCCAGGTCAACGTAGCCGATGGCGCCACAGTGGTTTTTGACGCTGGCAGCAATCAAATAGGCTATTGGATTTCTGGACGAAATGCTCAGGAAAGCTCAAGCATCCGCTTTGATGGTCAACCGGTTAACCTCACGGTAGCCAACGAAGCCTCCACCCTATTCCGAGTTGACCAAGCCGCCAGCTTCCTTGCAGACAACGACCTATACACCTTTAACATCACGGGTAAACGCGCCACTGGCTTCTACGTAGCCAGCGCGGGCACCCAATTAGACACAGGGGGCATGACGTTAAACGTCGACAGCGAGAACGCAACCGGGCTGACCATTAACTCAGGTGCAGGTGCTGATAACAAGGTACTTCTCAGCGAACACTCCAAGATTAACGTCAAAGGTAAAGATGCATCGGTCGCCATTGTCGATGGCCGCCACTATAATCTTCATGGCGACGCCAGTACCGGCAAACCCAAAGCCAAACTCATCACCAAAGCCGCCCTTACCTCAGCCAACGTAGCCCAAGGGGCCGTGGCTTATAAGGCTTTAGAAGAAGGTATTTTACGACATGAAGGCAGCATCGACTTCACCCAATCGCCAGACTCAGTAGGCATCTACGTCAAAGGTGGCGTAGTCGACAACGACAACGCCGCCAGTGTGCTGGTCAACGGCGTAGGCGTCGACATTTACGGTGCCAATTCACACATTCTTAATCTAGGCAGAATTACCGCCACTGACGGCACCGCAGCCGTAAGGCTGAACGAAGGCGCCAGCTTAACCTTACAAGGCAAAGAAGGTGCCGGCCTTGTTAAAGGCGAAGGCAGCGCCGACGGTGTCCGAGTACATGCGGGCGCCAGCCTCACCGCAGATCAGGCTCAAATTGCCATTTCGGGCTCAGGCAGTGGCATCCAATTTTTAAACACTGACGGCGATGGCGGCGCCAATAAAACATTTAAGCTCACCGGTTCTGGGCTCATTACGGTGGCTGGAAACGATGGTAAAGGCCTCACGCTACAAGCAGAGGATGCCTCCGGAGCACCCATCATGGCCACCAGTAATCTGGATACTTCTGGCGCAACAAACTTACTGATTAAGGTTGAAAAGGCCGCTGGCCAAGGGATCGTTACCAACACATCCGGCTGGGTTAAGACAGGCACCAGCGTAGACATTACTCAAGCCCAAGGCCAATCAGCGCTCATCGTCACGGGCAAAAGCCAATTGATTGAACAATACGGCAACCTCACCTCCCAATCAGACCACGCTGCCGTGGTTGACTTAACGGCGCTCAATCATGACTTTACCTTTACCAACCAAGGAAAAATCACCGCCCAAACCGATCAGCACATCGCCATTGATGCTGCCAATATTGATCAAAACGTGAAGTTTACCAATCAATCTACAGGTAATATCATCGGCACAACGGCGCTGGGCGGCGGCAATAACCAAGTCGCGTTGAAAGATACCAGTTCAACAGGCGATCTGACGGCTAAAAATGGCCACAATGTCATTAACTTAACCGAAAAAGCCGTCGCACGAGACATCACTTTGGGGGATGGCAACAATACCCTAACCTTAAACCAGACCAGCCAAGCAAACGATTTTAAAGCGGGCAACGGCAACAACACCATCACCCTGAATGGTGGTACGAAAATCAACACCGCCACCACCGGCACTAGTCAAACGGGTAATCAATTTATTTTAAACAATGTCAGCGAAGCCCAAGGAGGCCCTTTATTCAACACCCTCACAGCGGGATCTGGCACCAAGGACAGACTCACATTACAAGGTGACAGCCACTATGCCTTAATCGACCCTGCCAAAATTAATGGATTTGAACAGCTGTGGATCAAGGCCGGTGCCAAATTTGAATGGCGAAACACCGACATCGTTCTCAATGAACAATTGCCCGAGGATGGCGTGACGGTTGAAGCCAATGCAGAACTCTTTGTGAATCAAAGTGATCAGGGCGCCTTTACTTTCAAACACCAGTTGGCTGGTGAAGGCTTAGTCCGCACCCACACTAAAGGAGCCGCTTTTGACTTTGACACCGCCAGCGCTCAGCACAGCAGCCAAAACTTTACCGGTACATTAGGGCTAGGGGCAGGTACGTTTGACATTGCCAACGACAATACCCGAGCCTTAACTCAGGCCGTTTTACGCCTAGATCAAGAAGGCATCGCCACCGTTCGAGAAGTCCAAGGCATGGGCATACAGAAAATGGGGGGCCTCATGTTTAATGGCGGCACCTTAAAATTTGCAGAAAACATCACCGGTAAGAAAAAGCTGCAAAGCCACATTCAAGTAGATCACCTTAACTTAATCCAAGCAGACGGTACGGTTGAGGCCACCGCTGCCGGTTTTGACAACCTACCAACGCCCAACGTTGATTTTAATCTACCCTTACTAGAACAGGATGAAGGCGATGCCATCGTGCAACTGGTTGCCGCCACTAAGGTCAGCGGCATTGCTGACCCCCTCACGCTGACGCTTCTAGATGCCCAAGGACAAGCGATCACCACCACGCCCACGCAGCAAGACATTCGACAAAACGGCCAGAAGGTTGCCACCGCAAGCTACGACTATGGTTTTCAAACCACGGTACAGCGTGGCGGCGCAGATGATGGCCTATACGTCGCCTACAAGCTCACCGAAATCGACCTGCAAGGCACAGGCAAAAATGCCCTAGTGTTGGCTGCTGCTGCAGGAAAACAGGGAGGGGCCAGCCGCCTCGATGCTCAGTTAACCGGCAGCGGTGATTTGGCCATCAACAGCGACAGCGACTGGGTTGGCCTTGCCAACTGGCGTAACAACTACAGCGGCCAAACCCTTGTCCAAAGAGGCAAACTAAGGCTCGAAGCAGACACCGTTTTGGGCAACACCAGCGTCTTGGATTTGGCCAGCGGTACTGAAGTCAACTTCAATTCAACCGCTGGCACGGCCACTACTCAAACCATTGGCCAGCTCAAAAGCCAAGCCGGTTCTGAGTTGGCGTTAGCCGACGGCACCTTAACCATCAAGCAAGGCGGCGTGTCTGACGGGCGCATCAGCGGCAGCCAAAAAGCCACTTTAGTGGCCGAAAACGGCAGCCTCAAGGTCAATGGTGCCAATGCCCCATTGGCTGCCCACATCGACATCAAGGCGCCGGCCAGCATTGACCTAAACAATGCTCAGGGCCTCGGCTCTGGCCTTATTACCAATGCCGGTAAGCTAAACCTCAATCAGGCCCAAGGCGTGTTGCGTAACGACATCGAGGACAAAGGCCAAGTCAACCTAAAAGGCGCCAGCATCGAGCTAGCCGGCAATAACCAAAACTTTGCCGGTTCATTTAACATCGATGGCAGCAGCACCTTGCAAGCTGCGGTACCGAACCACCTTGGCAGCAGCGTGGTGAACAACAGCGGTACCTTCATCGTCAACCAAGCCGACACCCAGAATGTCTGGACCTTAGCCAATGAAATCAAAGGCACAGGCACTTTGGTTAAAGCCAACGCCGGAACCTTGGCGCTGACCACGGCATCGGCCCAGTACACCGGCACCACCGACATTAAGGGCGGCACGCTTCTGGCCGGTAGCAAAGATCAAGCCCTAACCCTCAACAGCCGTCAGGTAAACGTGGGTAAAGGCACTCAGTTTAGCGGCTTTGGTGAAGCCAAAGGCTCAGTCGACAACCAAGGCACCTTCTTTGTGGGCGGCCTAGATAAAACTGAGCAAAGCGACACCACCCAATACCGCGTGGCAGGCAACTTCAGCAATAACGGCGGTAGCATCAAGCTAGGCAGTAAAGAAGGCACGGGCAGCCGCCTCAACGTTGGAGGGAATTTTATCGCCAACGGCGGGCGTATTGACATGAACACCATCCTCAATAAGGGCCACGCAGAAACCGAGACCGATCAACTGGTGGTGGCCGGTAACGTCACCGTTGGCGCCAATGGCCCCACTACCCTCTATATCACCCCCGTTGGCGGTAAAGGCGCTGACACCCGTAAGCAGCCCGACGCGATTAAAGTTGTCGACGTTGGCGGCACCTCAGCAAATCAAGCCTTTAAGCTAGGTGCGCCTGTCGCCATCGGTATTTATGAATATCTATTACACAAAGGCTATAAAGACAATAGCTGGTATCTAGACTCCTATGACACCAATGTCTATCCACCGGATGAAAATAAGGTACCGCCAGTCGATAAACCCAACCCCTTAATTGGCACCTACTTAGCCAACCAAAGTGCGGCCCTGAGCATGTTCCAAATGACGCTGCATGATCGCCTAGGCGAGCCCCAGTATGCCAATAGTCTGAAAGGAGAAGATCGGGCCACCTCTGTGTGGATGCGCGTGGTAGCCGATCGTCAAAAACATGAAGCGGCCAACGGCTTTCTGAAGCTCAAAGGCAATACCTACACCACCCAAATAGGTGGCGACATCATCCAGTGGCACGATGAAGGCAACCACAGAAGCCGCATTGGGCTGATGGCGGCCTACGGCAAAAGCGACTACACCAGCCGCTCTAAAACCACCGGTTCTGAAGCTAAAGGCAAAATTAAAAATGCCTACAGCCTAGGCGTGTACGGTACGTGGTATCAGGATCATGACCAACCGAAAGGCGCTTATGTCGACGCATGGGCTCAATACTCATGGTTTAAAAATGAAGTGTCCATGGGCCGATCAGCCAAGGATACTTACAACAGTAACCTCTTTAGCGCCTCGATTGAAGGCGGATACACCTTTAAAATTCATCAGCAAGATGAATTCAAACAGTGGGAACTACAGCCTCAGGCGCAAATTACCTTCAATGCCTTTGACTCTGACGCCAGCGTTCACGCCACAGGCCTAAAAACCAACGGCACTAATGAAAACAGCATACTCACCCGTCTAGGGGCACGCCTCACCTACGCCAATCGCTATGAAGCAGATAAATCGGTGCAACCGTTTGCTGAGCTGAACTGGATTCACAGCAATGCCAACAACAGCATCGTGTTTAACGACCGATATACGTTTAAAGACGAGATCCCCAGCAACCGCTTTGAAATTAAAGTCGGCGCCGAAGGTCAGTTGTCTAAGAATTGGTCTGTCTGGGGCAATATGGCCCACCAAACCGGCAAGCACAGCTACTCCGCTTACCGCGCCATGGTGGGTGCTAAATATCAATGGCAATAG